Proteins from a single region of Elgaria multicarinata webbii isolate HBS135686 ecotype San Diego chromosome 23, rElgMul1.1.pri, whole genome shotgun sequence:
- the LOC134413144 gene encoding uncharacterized protein LOC134413144 produces MWGRLAALLFLHVGSLVSASCPPLRPDNATDLSDTGTAKLLQSHQRCLNFSGRAVGALGNASVGDRVKELDLSDTGLGSLPQGFLGDATGLESLSLQGNNLKELPERLFNKTSKLKFLKLEKNLLRSVPVGDLVCLEKLTVDCSCDVVRSIDRYCKNCPSPIECQCHSRTGLFNATDFHAESCHGPSTGIYALAVIPVVALLAVIGLVYFLFQKKNSGTLAQNKRGSNSSDVARGQPRYISHAGPQGDAGRAGEGHADYANVFMEQPWDARAGQRGKSGPPSGPQGDQPIYANTQELYYNYGGAATAGPQGQDEEDLYIIPDK; encoded by the exons ATGTGGGGACGTCTGGCCGCGCTGCTCTTCTTGCACGTCGGCAGTCTCGTGAGCGCCTCGTGCCCTCCGCTCAGGCCGGACAACGCCACCGACCTCTCGGACACCGGGACGGCCAAACTACTGCAATCTCACCAGCGGTGCCTGAACTTCAGCGGCAGGGCGGTTGGTGCCCTCGGCAATGCCAGCGTGGGCGACCGCGTGAAGGAACTGGACCTGTCCGACACCGGACTCGGCAGCCTGCCGCAAGGGTTCCTAGGTGACGCCACGGGACTGGAATCGCTCAGCCTTCAGGGCAACAACTTGAAGGAGCTCCCCGAAAGGCTCTTTAATAAAACGTCCAAGCTGAAGTTCCTGAAGTTGGAGAAGAATCTGCTGCGCTCCGTGCCCGTCGGGGACTTGGTCTGCCTAGAGAAGCTCACCGTGGACTGCTCGTGCGACGTGGTCAGGAGCATCGACCGCTATTGCAAGAATTGCCCGTCACCCATCGAATGCCAGTGCCACTCCCGCACGGGCCTCTTCAACGCCACCGACTTCCACGCCGAGAGTTGCCACGGCCCGTCCACAGGCATCTACGCCCTCGCTGTGATCCCCGTTGTGGCTTTGCTGGCCGTCATCGGCCTGGTTTACTTCTTGTTCCAGAAAAAGAACAGCGGCACCCTCGCCCAGAACAAGCGGGGCTCTAACAGCTCTGACGTGGCTCGTGGGCAGCCACGGTACATCAGCCACGCGGGCCCGCAGGGCGACGCAGGCCGGGCCGGGGAAGGCCACGCCGACTACGCCAACGTCTTCATGGAGCAGCCGTGGGACGCGAGAGCGGGGCAGAGAGGAAAGAGCGG GCCGCCCAGCGGCCCGCAAGGAGATCAACCCATCTACGCCAACACTCAGGAACTCTACTACAACTACGGGGGGGCCGCCACCGCCGGCCCCCAAGGGCAGGACGAAGAGGACCTGTACATCATCCCAGATAAATGA